From Methylopila sp. M107, a single genomic window includes:
- the rplS gene encoding 50S ribosomal protein L19, which produces MNIIEQLDREQMDAVIAKREIPDFAPGDTVTVNVKVKEGERVRVQAYEGVVIARNGGGVNQSFTVRKISYGEGVERVFPLFSPLIDSVKLVRRGKVRRAKLYYLRDRRGKSARIVEKQDRSQKAAKAAQAKAPAAAKAPAAAQ; this is translated from the coding sequence ATGAACATTATCGAACAGCTCGACCGCGAGCAGATGGACGCCGTCATCGCCAAGCGCGAGATCCCGGATTTCGCCCCCGGCGACACCGTGACGGTCAACGTCAAGGTCAAGGAAGGCGAGCGCGTCCGCGTGCAGGCCTATGAGGGCGTTGTCATCGCCCGCAACGGCGGCGGCGTGAACCAGAGCTTCACCGTCCGCAAGATCTCCTATGGCGAAGGCGTGGAGCGCGTGTTCCCGCTGTTCTCGCCGCTGATCGACAGCGTCAAGCTCGTGCGCCGCGGCAAGGTCCGTCGCGCCAAGCTCTATTACCTGCGCGATCGCCGCGGCAAGTCGGCCCGCATCGTCGAGAAGCAGGACCGCAGCCAGAAGGCCGCCAAGGCCGCTCAGGCGAAGGCTCCGGCCGCCGCGAAGGCCCCCGCCGCCGCGCAGTGA
- the rlmN gene encoding 23S rRNA (adenine(2503)-C(2))-methyltransferase RlmN produces MTALDISFDRTPIVPAATHPAPAKPSLVGLTRARLAEALAEVGVPERQLKMRSAQLNHWLHNRGAASFDAMTNVSKDLRAALGEHFTLERPEIVTEQISVDGTRKWLLRLPAQGPRVRPAEVEAVYIPEEGRGTLCVSSQVGCTLTCTFCHTGTQVLVRNLTAAEIVAQLIVARDRLGDWTGGAAPEGAVVLGDGGRFVTNIVFMGMGEPLYNLDAVRDAIEVMADGEGLGVGRRRITVSTSGVVPEMRRLGQETGAQLAISLHAVRDDLRNELVPINKKFPIKELLQACRDYPGASNARRITFEYVMLKGVNDSPAEARELVRLLAGLPAKINLIPFNPWPGSPYECSDWDTIEKFSEIVFRAGYASPVRTPRGRDIAAACGQLKSETKRLRAKEREALEAAE; encoded by the coding sequence ATGACCGCGCTCGACATCTCATTCGACCGAACCCCGATTGTGCCCGCCGCGACGCATCCCGCGCCCGCGAAGCCGTCGCTCGTCGGCCTGACGCGCGCGCGGCTCGCCGAGGCGCTGGCTGAGGTCGGCGTGCCGGAGCGGCAGCTGAAAATGCGCTCGGCCCAGCTCAACCACTGGCTCCACAATCGCGGCGCCGCCTCGTTCGACGCGATGACCAACGTCTCGAAGGATTTGCGCGCGGCGCTCGGCGAGCACTTCACGTTGGAGCGGCCCGAGATCGTCACCGAGCAGATCTCGGTCGACGGCACCCGCAAATGGCTGCTGCGCCTGCCCGCGCAGGGACCGCGCGTCCGTCCGGCCGAGGTCGAGGCCGTGTACATCCCCGAGGAAGGCCGCGGCACGCTCTGCGTCTCCTCCCAGGTCGGCTGCACGCTGACCTGCACCTTCTGCCACACCGGCACGCAGGTGCTGGTGCGCAACCTGACCGCCGCCGAGATCGTCGCGCAGCTCATCGTGGCGCGCGACCGGCTCGGCGACTGGACGGGCGGCGCGGCGCCGGAGGGCGCGGTTGTCTTGGGCGACGGCGGGCGGTTCGTCACCAACATCGTCTTCATGGGCATGGGCGAGCCGCTCTACAATCTCGACGCCGTGCGCGACGCGATCGAGGTGATGGCGGACGGCGAGGGCCTCGGCGTCGGCCGTCGCAGGATCACGGTCTCGACCTCCGGCGTAGTGCCGGAGATGCGGCGGCTTGGGCAGGAGACCGGCGCGCAGCTCGCGATCTCGCTGCATGCGGTGCGCGACGACCTTCGCAACGAGCTCGTCCCGATCAACAAGAAGTTCCCCATCAAGGAGCTTCTGCAGGCCTGCCGCGACTATCCGGGCGCCTCGAACGCGCGGCGCATCACCTTCGAATACGTCATGCTGAAGGGCGTGAACGACAGCCCCGCGGAGGCCCGCGAGCTGGTTCGGCTGCTGGCGGGCCTTCCGGCCAAGATCAATCTGATCCCGTTCAATCCCTGGCCCGGCAGCCCATATGAGTGCTCGGACTGGGACACGATCGAGAAATTCTCCGAGATCGTGTTCCGGGCGGGCTATGCGAGCCCGGTGCGCACGCCGCGCGGACGCGACATCGCGGCGGCCTGCGGGCAGCTGAAATCCGAGACCAAGCGGCTCCGCGCGAAGGAGCGGGAGGCTCTGGAGGCCGCGGAGTGA
- a CDS encoding AbrB family transcriptional regulator, whose product MITTPNAFWSGVLTDLRAGAPALAIATAGAVVFHFLGFPAPALIGAVTAASAAAIAGRLKTFPKRWRDVVFVLLGSAMGSAVTPETMAGVGHWPGSMLALAVAVTAMTASSYLVLRKGFGWDRTTAFYASPPGALSATLVMASTTDADISKVAVVQIIRVVILTMAAPIAIVSTGDHGPVAAVSHATAAGMAAILAAGIAGALIFQRLRFPGGLMVGAFLASAVLHASGVIVGRLPDWLTLPAFVALGAVIGTRFSGLKPSVILSLLKASLVSFFVTAAIGISFALAVGWALAIPAAQVFVAFAPGALEAMMLTAFMLGLDPAYVGAHHVARFVALSFAVPVAARLIGATAAKPAEPPPTDEDV is encoded by the coding sequence ATGATCACCACTCCCAACGCGTTCTGGTCCGGCGTTCTGACGGACCTGCGCGCCGGCGCGCCGGCGCTCGCCATCGCGACGGCCGGCGCCGTCGTCTTTCACTTTCTCGGATTTCCCGCCCCGGCGCTGATCGGCGCCGTGACGGCGGCGAGCGCGGCCGCAATCGCGGGCCGGCTCAAGACCTTTCCGAAGCGCTGGCGCGACGTCGTCTTCGTGCTGCTCGGCTCCGCGATGGGGTCGGCGGTGACGCCCGAGACCATGGCGGGGGTCGGGCATTGGCCGGGCAGCATGCTCGCGCTCGCAGTCGCCGTCACGGCGATGACGGCGTCGTCCTATCTGGTGCTGCGCAAGGGGTTTGGCTGGGACCGGACGACGGCGTTCTACGCCTCGCCGCCGGGCGCGTTGAGCGCGACGCTCGTGATGGCGTCGACCACCGACGCCGACATCAGCAAGGTCGCGGTCGTGCAGATCATCCGGGTCGTCATCCTGACGATGGCCGCGCCGATCGCGATCGTTTCGACCGGCGACCACGGCCCTGTCGCCGCTGTCTCGCATGCGACCGCGGCAGGGATGGCGGCGATCCTCGCCGCAGGGATCGCCGGCGCGTTGATCTTCCAGCGCCTGAGGTTTCCGGGCGGCTTGATGGTCGGGGCGTTCCTCGCAAGCGCCGTGCTGCACGCCTCAGGCGTCATCGTCGGCCGGCTGCCGGACTGGCTGACACTGCCGGCCTTCGTCGCGCTCGGCGCGGTCATCGGGACCCGTTTCTCGGGGCTCAAACCCTCCGTGATCCTGTCGCTGCTGAAGGCCTCGCTCGTCTCGTTCTTCGTCACCGCCGCAATCGGGATCAGCTTCGCGCTCGCAGTCGGCTGGGCGCTCGCGATACCGGCGGCGCAAGTGTTCGTGGCCTTCGCGCCGGGCGCGCTGGAAGCCATGATGCTGACCGCCTTCATGCTCGGGCTCGACCCGGCCTATGTCGGCGCGCACCATGTGGCGCGGTTCGTGGCGCTGTCCTTCGCCGTGCCGGTCGCGGCGCGCCTCATCGGCGCAACCGCCGCGAAGCCCGCCGAGCCGCCGCCGACCGACGAGGACGTGTGA
- a CDS encoding TetR/AcrR family transcriptional regulator, whose translation MQTTLDRPKADDALDSAKRRQIIDGARSVFLAQGFDAASMGEIARAAAVSKGTLYVYFENKEELFGALVRQQCALTAERLFELDAENHDVREVLRRLGLSFIEAMTEASHISTVRMVIGSAERRPEIGQLFLDAGPRSGIRRLSVWLEAKVAQGELAIEDVEVAAAQFLSMCHALVMMPVLIGGERPPGAERIAYLVGRTVDLFLAGYGPNALASKQV comes from the coding sequence ATGCAGACGACCCTGGACCGCCCCAAAGCCGACGACGCGCTCGACAGCGCCAAACGGCGGCAGATCATCGACGGCGCCCGCAGCGTGTTTTTGGCGCAGGGTTTCGACGCCGCGAGCATGGGCGAGATCGCCCGCGCGGCAGCGGTCTCCAAGGGCACGCTCTACGTCTATTTCGAGAACAAGGAAGAGCTGTTCGGCGCGCTGGTGAGACAGCAATGCGCGCTGACCGCCGAGCGGCTGTTCGAGCTCGACGCTGAAAATCACGACGTCCGCGAGGTGCTGCGCCGGCTAGGCCTGTCGTTCATCGAGGCGATGACGGAGGCGAGCCACATCTCGACGGTGCGCATGGTGATCGGCTCGGCCGAACGGCGCCCGGAGATCGGCCAGCTGTTCCTCGACGCCGGCCCGCGGTCCGGCATCAGGCGGCTGTCGGTCTGGCTCGAAGCCAAGGTCGCGCAGGGAGAGCTCGCGATCGAGGACGTCGAGGTCGCGGCGGCGCAGTTCCTGTCGATGTGCCACGCGCTGGTGATGATGCCCGTTCTGATCGGAGGCGAGAGGCCGCCCGGCGCGGAGCGGATCGCCTATCTGGTCGGGCGGACGGTCGACCTGTTCCTGGCCGGATACGGCCCGAACGCTCTGGCGTCCAAGCAGGTCTGA
- a CDS encoding L,D-transpeptidase, with protein sequence MARSKLAAATLAMLFSTAGGLHAEPFDLIESLLSSEPRPHDSRSAPRDREDVATTGAIERDPLDAPVEAAPDRRVPAAPRVRPAAPKPAAAADHDYPVDLLISLANDAVFTKDPFPKGQRSDPRMIKLQVMLDRNNASPGVIDGIPGGNVVKAVRAFEEMRGHEVDGVIDAALWAELEGGYAEPALVSYTLTPEDVAGPFVPEMPHDYAEQAQLGGLSYRDAAEMLAERFHMDEAFLRRLNPDVTFAEAGVDVVVANVGKPLKARVAHIIADKELKQLRGYDVAGKLIVAYPATIGSSDTPSPTGTHAVKAIAINPDYWYRPKVNFVQGANTKALRLPPGPNGPVGATWVGLDKPTYGLHGTPEPSKIDKTNSHGCVRLTNWDARELAGLVVPGVPVDFREAPGVVPYEETTEPVAPMAEADPVAPRPKKPAVSPRQLGAPEGPLRAPVEAAPQALEPLPPAREVPYARQSMR encoded by the coding sequence GTGGCGCGCAGCAAACTGGCGGCGGCGACGCTCGCGATGCTTTTTTCGACGGCGGGCGGGCTTCATGCGGAGCCGTTCGACCTGATCGAATCCCTGCTGAGCTCCGAACCGCGTCCGCACGATTCGAGGTCCGCGCCGCGCGACCGGGAAGACGTCGCGACGACAGGCGCGATCGAGCGCGATCCGCTGGACGCCCCCGTCGAGGCCGCGCCCGACCGGCGGGTCCCCGCGGCGCCGCGGGTCCGGCCTGCCGCGCCGAAGCCGGCGGCTGCTGCGGACCACGACTATCCCGTCGACCTGCTGATCTCGCTCGCGAACGACGCAGTGTTCACCAAGGACCCGTTCCCGAAGGGCCAGCGCTCCGATCCGCGCATGATCAAGCTGCAGGTCATGCTCGACCGCAACAACGCCTCGCCCGGCGTGATCGACGGCATCCCGGGCGGCAATGTCGTCAAGGCGGTGCGGGCGTTCGAGGAAATGCGCGGCCACGAGGTCGACGGCGTCATCGACGCAGCCCTTTGGGCCGAGCTCGAGGGCGGCTACGCCGAGCCTGCGCTCGTCTCCTATACGCTGACGCCCGAGGACGTCGCCGGCCCCTTCGTGCCGGAGATGCCGCACGACTACGCCGAGCAGGCGCAGCTCGGCGGCCTCAGCTATCGCGACGCCGCGGAAATGCTGGCCGAGCGCTTCCACATGGACGAGGCCTTCCTGCGCCGCCTCAACCCCGACGTCACCTTTGCGGAAGCCGGCGTCGACGTGGTGGTTGCGAATGTCGGCAAGCCGCTGAAGGCCCGGGTCGCGCACATCATCGCGGACAAGGAGCTCAAGCAGCTTCGGGGCTACGACGTCGCCGGAAAACTCATCGTCGCCTATCCGGCGACCATCGGCAGCTCCGACACGCCGTCGCCCACCGGCACGCACGCCGTGAAGGCGATCGCGATCAACCCGGACTACTGGTACCGACCGAAGGTCAACTTCGTGCAGGGCGCCAACACCAAGGCGCTGCGCCTGCCGCCGGGGCCGAACGGGCCGGTCGGCGCGACTTGGGTCGGGCTCGACAAGCCGACCTACGGGCTGCACGGCACGCCGGAGCCCTCAAAGATCGACAAGACCAACAGCCATGGCTGCGTGCGCCTGACCAACTGGGACGCGCGCGAACTCGCGGGACTGGTGGTCCCGGGCGTGCCGGTCGACTTCCGCGAGGCGCCGGGCGTGGTTCCCTACGAGGAGACGACGGAGCCGGTGGCGCCGATGGCGGAGGCCGACCCGGTCGCGCCGCGGCCCAAGAAGCCCGCCGTCTCGCCGCGACAGCTCGGCGCGCCCGAAGGGCCGCTCCGCGCGCCCGTCGAGGCGGCGCCGCAAGCGCTCGAGCCGCTGCCGCCGGCGCGCGAAGTACCTTACGCGCGCCAGAGCATGCGGTAA
- the mnmE gene encoding tRNA uridine-5-carboxymethylaminomethyl(34) synthesis GTPase MnmE translates to MTGRILASGFNAFDPRDTIAAISTAPGRAAIAVLRVSGSSAADALMAIAGSLPNPRRAAFRAFKNPRDGALIDRGIALWFPGPKTVTGEDVAEFHVHGGRAVVAAILDAALGVPGVRMAEAGEFTRRAFVAGRMDLAEAEGLADLLAAETEVQRKQALIQSEGGLSALIEGWRGRLVGAMALVEAGIDFSDEDGVPAQVRSEAKREVEGLARDIEAALADRRAERLRSGFQVAILGRPNAGKSSLLNALARRDVAIVTDAAGTTRDVLEVHLDLDGVPVTIADTAGLREAVDPAEREGVRRAEARAAVADLVLWLEDARAPDPAGHVARHMAGRPDGPTIWRVASKADLGGPAWPAGHSVSAITGHGLDGLVAALAEAGRAAIGGGETAGFSRARHRDAAASVAALLGEALGDWDALPDELLAETLRAAATELGRITGRIGVEDVLGEVFSSFCIGK, encoded by the coding sequence ATGACGGGACGGATTTTGGCAAGCGGTTTCAACGCGTTCGACCCGCGGGACACGATCGCGGCGATCTCGACCGCGCCCGGGCGCGCCGCGATCGCTGTGCTGCGCGTCTCGGGATCTTCAGCGGCTGACGCGCTGATGGCGATCGCCGGCTCGCTCCCGAACCCCCGCCGCGCCGCGTTCCGCGCGTTCAAAAATCCGCGCGACGGCGCCCTGATCGACCGCGGGATCGCGCTCTGGTTTCCGGGCCCGAAAACGGTGACGGGCGAGGACGTCGCGGAGTTCCATGTGCATGGCGGGCGGGCGGTCGTGGCGGCGATCCTCGACGCCGCGCTCGGCGTTCCGGGGGTGCGGATGGCGGAGGCGGGCGAGTTCACCCGCCGCGCTTTCGTCGCCGGGCGAATGGATCTGGCGGAGGCGGAAGGGCTCGCGGACCTGCTCGCGGCGGAAACGGAAGTTCAGCGAAAACAGGCGCTTATCCAAAGCGAGGGCGGGCTTTCGGCGCTCATCGAAGGCTGGCGAGGACGCCTTGTCGGCGCGATGGCGCTGGTCGAGGCGGGCATCGATTTCTCCGACGAGGACGGCGTGCCCGCGCAGGTCCGCTCAGAGGCGAAACGAGAGGTCGAAGGCCTCGCCCGCGACATCGAGGCGGCGCTCGCCGACCGCCGCGCCGAGCGGTTGCGGAGCGGGTTCCAGGTCGCGATCCTGGGCCGTCCCAACGCCGGAAAATCGTCCCTGCTCAACGCCTTGGCGCGGCGCGACGTCGCCATCGTCACGGACGCCGCCGGCACCACCCGGGACGTGCTGGAGGTCCATCTCGACCTCGACGGCGTGCCTGTCACCATCGCCGACACCGCGGGCCTGCGCGAGGCCGTCGACCCCGCCGAGCGCGAGGGCGTGCGGCGCGCCGAGGCGCGCGCCGCCGTCGCCGACCTCGTTCTGTGGCTCGAGGACGCCCGCGCGCCCGACCCCGCCGGCCATGTGGCCCGCCATATGGCCGGGCGGCCGGACGGGCCGACCATCTGGCGCGTCGCGAGCAAGGCGGATCTTGGGGGTCCGGCATGGCCGGCCGGCCATAGCGTTTCGGCCATCACGGGCCACGGCCTCGACGGCCTCGTCGCTGCGCTCGCCGAGGCCGGCCGCGCCGCGATCGGCGGCGGCGAGACCGCCGGCTTCAGCCGCGCCCGTCACCGCGACGCGGCGGCTTCCGTCGCGGCCCTGCTCGGCGAGGCGCTCGGCGACTGGGACGCGCTTCCCGACGAACTGCTCGCCGAAACCTTGCGCGCCGCCGCGACCGAACTCGGACGCATCACCGGGCGGATCGGCGTCGAGGACGTTTTGGGCGAGGTGTTTTCGTCGTTCTGCATCGGGAAGTGA
- a CDS encoding amidase, with protein sequence MPDHAHIPAAAASIVEIRAAITDGRDPQSLVTPLWERAAALEPKLSAFAHLPERAPEAGEAGPLAGVAVAVKDLIDTADMPTGYGSPIYDGHRPEKDAEIVARLRDLGATVLGKTVTTEFAWRRAGPTRNPWNLDHTPGGSSSGSAAAVAAGIATLALGTQTFGSVIRPAAFCGVVGFKPSFGVLPRDGVHALSPSLDHVGLFARRVEDIAIAFPLLAGLDNAPRDAGGPLRIAALTPPDDLVSPAQADAFRGAGRRLADAGFAVETVEIANLPDRLQRAADTLVAYEAARSLEAEFERSPDLMSAVLTELVTAGLATSDAAYREAVGVQRQLRASVADAIAGFDAVLTVPAPGEAPRGLEHTGDARFCTPWTTLGFPAITLPVGLSPSGLPLGVQLVGRPGGDVDLLLVAARIARVLDVLDRTAELAPD encoded by the coding sequence ATGCCAGACCACGCGCACATACCGGCGGCTGCGGCGTCGATCGTCGAGATCCGGGCCGCGATCACGGATGGCCGCGACCCGCAATCGCTGGTCACGCCGCTGTGGGAGCGCGCGGCCGCCCTGGAGCCGAAGCTGAGCGCCTTCGCGCACCTGCCGGAGCGCGCGCCCGAGGCAGGCGAGGCGGGCCCGCTGGCGGGCGTCGCGGTCGCGGTCAAGGACCTGATCGACACCGCCGACATGCCGACCGGCTACGGTTCGCCGATCTATGACGGCCACAGGCCGGAGAAGGACGCGGAGATCGTCGCCCGGCTGCGCGATCTGGGCGCGACGGTTCTGGGCAAGACCGTGACGACCGAATTCGCCTGGCGGCGCGCCGGGCCGACCCGAAATCCGTGGAACCTCGACCATACGCCCGGCGGCTCGTCGAGCGGCTCGGCCGCCGCGGTCGCGGCCGGGATCGCGACGCTCGCGCTCGGCACGCAGACCTTCGGATCGGTCATCCGCCCGGCGGCGTTCTGCGGCGTCGTCGGCTTCAAGCCGAGTTTTGGCGTGCTGCCGCGCGACGGCGTCCATGCGCTGAGCCCTTCGCTCGACCATGTCGGGCTGTTCGCCCGACGCGTCGAGGACATCGCTATCGCGTTCCCGCTGCTCGCCGGCCTGGACAATGCGCCGCGAGACGCCGGGGGACCGCTCAGGATCGCGGCGCTGACGCCGCCCGACGATCTCGTCAGTCCCGCGCAGGCCGACGCCTTCCGCGGCGCCGGGCGTCGGCTGGCGGACGCCGGCTTCGCGGTCGAGACCGTCGAGATCGCAAACCTCCCCGACAGGCTCCAGCGCGCCGCCGACACGCTGGTCGCCTATGAGGCGGCGCGGTCGCTCGAAGCTGAATTCGAGCGATCCCCGGACCTGATGAGCGCCGTGCTGACGGAGCTCGTCACGGCGGGGCTCGCGACATCCGATGCCGCCTATCGCGAGGCGGTGGGCGTCCAGCGCCAGCTGCGCGCGAGCGTCGCCGACGCCATCGCGGGTTTCGACGCCGTGCTGACGGTTCCGGCGCCGGGCGAGGCGCCGCGGGGGTTGGAGCACACCGGCGACGCGCGGTTCTGCACGCCCTGGACCACGCTCGGCTTCCCCGCGATCACGCTGCCCGTGGGACTGTCGCCGTCCGGTCTGCCGCTCGGCGTGCAGCTCGTCGGCCGCCCCGGCGGGGACGTCGATCTGCTTTTGGTCGCCGCGAGAATCGCGCGTGTCCTGGACGTCCTCGACAGGACGGCGGAGCTGGCGCCGGATTGA
- a CDS encoding sigma-70 family RNA polymerase sigma factor — MADWDIQDLFRRHNRELGSFVRRYVSSPEVAADLSQDAFVRMLCVRAPAPIQNAEAYLYRIAVNLALNHLRRERIVSFSADGGEAIAGIADDAPSAERVLHGRQLVRIVQETLESFTPVQREVLVLSRVEGRTLDEIGRRLGMSPKTAFGQLVRMLTRLQHRLDEAGR; from the coding sequence ATGGCGGATTGGGACATCCAGGACCTGTTTCGCAGGCACAATCGTGAACTCGGCTCGTTCGTGCGGCGCTATGTGTCATCGCCAGAGGTCGCGGCCGATCTCAGCCAGGACGCCTTCGTGCGCATGCTCTGCGTCCGCGCCCCCGCGCCGATCCAAAACGCCGAGGCCTATCTCTACAGGATCGCGGTCAACCTTGCGCTCAACCATCTGCGGCGCGAGCGCATCGTGAGCTTCTCGGCGGACGGCGGCGAGGCGATCGCCGGGATCGCGGACGACGCGCCTTCCGCCGAACGGGTGCTGCACGGAAGGCAGCTCGTCCGGATCGTACAGGAGACGCTGGAGAGTTTTACGCCGGTCCAGCGCGAGGTGTTGGTGCTGTCGCGCGTCGAGGGCCGAACGCTCGACGAGATCGGCCGCCGCCTCGGCATGTCGCCCAAGACCGCGTTCGGCCAGCTGGTCCGGATGCTGACGCGCCTCCAGCATCGGCTCGACGAGGCGGGACGGTAG
- a CDS encoding FecR domain-containing protein — translation MVEREARGVRVGRRRETADLREAAAHFAAMAGGDVAKADREALTAWLLADPRHAEAYANVEQLWDAAGDIPELKERGETAARRLTRRDLGKGAGAALVAFAGWRYLETHPFADLRTAKGARRTKRLADGSTLELSAGTSLSIAFGGAERAVELHDGEAFFTVAPDPARPFVVRAGASEIRALGAAFDVRIDGGEGRVAVTEHAVALRMGAARIEIEAGEQGLFGAGGLGPVGPAETAQLSWREGRLTFARAPLGTVVAEVNRWREGRLVVLDGALAARPVTLIVDLARLETVLPRLAEVLPVRFVSVTPWLTFILASG, via the coding sequence GTGGTCGAACGGGAGGCGCGTGGTGTCAGGGTCGGACGACGGCGAGAAACTGCGGATCTTCGAGAGGCCGCGGCCCATTTCGCCGCGATGGCGGGCGGCGACGTCGCCAAGGCCGATCGCGAGGCGCTGACCGCGTGGCTGCTGGCCGATCCGCGCCACGCCGAAGCCTACGCCAATGTCGAGCAGCTGTGGGACGCGGCGGGCGACATCCCGGAGCTGAAAGAGCGCGGCGAGACGGCGGCGCGGCGGCTCACGCGCCGCGACCTGGGCAAGGGCGCCGGCGCCGCGCTCGTCGCCTTCGCGGGATGGCGCTATCTCGAGACCCATCCGTTCGCGGATCTGCGGACGGCCAAGGGCGCGCGCCGCACCAAGCGCCTCGCCGACGGATCGACCCTCGAGCTCTCCGCCGGCACCAGCCTGTCGATCGCGTTCGGCGGGGCCGAGCGGGCGGTCGAGCTCCATGACGGCGAGGCCTTCTTCACAGTGGCGCCGGACCCCGCCCGCCCCTTCGTGGTGCGCGCCGGCGCGAGCGAGATCCGCGCGCTCGGCGCCGCCTTCGACGTGAGGATCGACGGCGGCGAGGGCCGCGTCGCCGTGACCGAGCATGCGGTCGCGCTCCGAATGGGCGCGGCGCGGATCGAGATCGAGGCCGGCGAACAGGGGCTCTTCGGCGCGGGCGGTCTCGGGCCGGTCGGCCCCGCCGAGACGGCGCAGCTCTCCTGGCGCGAGGGGCGGCTGACCTTCGCGCGCGCCCCGCTCGGCACGGTCGTGGCGGAGGTCAACCGTTGGCGCGAGGGGCGCCTCGTGGTGCTCGACGGCGCGCTGGCGGCGCGGCCCGTCACGCTGATCGTCGATCTGGCGCGGCTCGAGACGGTGCTGCCGCGGCTCGCGGAAGTCCTGCCGGTCCGCTTCGTCAGCGTGACGCCGTGGCTGACCTTCATCCTCGCCTCCGGATAG
- a CDS encoding TonB-dependent receptor → MPAVTLFDARLQYDLGKASQKLTGALVSVNVKNVFDKTYVSQCDGDTFCTYGNRRTVVAKLSYRW, encoded by the coding sequence GTGCCGGCCGTCACGCTGTTCGACGCGCGGCTGCAATACGACCTCGGCAAGGCCTCGCAGAAGCTCACGGGAGCGCTCGTCTCGGTCAATGTGAAGAATGTGTTCGACAAGACCTATGTGAGCCAGTGCGACGGCGACACCTTCTGCACCTATGGCAACCGGCGGACCGTCGTGGCGAAGCTCAGCTATCGCTGGTGA